One stretch of Arachis hypogaea cultivar Tifrunner chromosome 20, arahy.Tifrunner.gnm2.J5K5, whole genome shotgun sequence DNA includes these proteins:
- the LOC112782351 gene encoding probable acyl-activating enzyme 17, peroxisomal isoform X1 → MAYKSLTSITVSDIESVGISTEVASAFHRRLKEIIATHGAGTPATWHNITNTILTPDLPFSFHQMLYYACYIDFGPDPPAWIPDPECALSTNVGQLLERRGKEFLGSAYKDPISSFSDFQKFSVSNPEVFWKNVLDEMNISFSTPPECILRENLLGESSLSHPGGQWLPGASINPAKNCLVENAKRSLNDTAIIWRDENHDDLPVERMTFKELQEEVWLVAYALEALALEKGSAIAIDMPMHVKSVVIYLAIVLAGYVVVSIADSFAAGEISTRLNISNAKVIFTQDLIIRGDKSIPLYSRVVEAKSPLAVVIPTRGSEFSMELRNGDFSWHDFLDRANSLKGKEFVAVEQPGEAFTNILFSSGTTGEPKAIPWTNITPLKAAEDAWCHLDIRKGDVVSWPTNLGWMMGPWLVYASLINGASMALYNGSPLGSGFAKFVQDAKVTMLGVIPSIVRSWKSANSTSGYDWSTIRCFGSTGEASNVDEYLWLMGRALYKPVIEYCGGTEIGGGFITGSLLQPQSLAAFSTPAMCCSLFILDEEGHPIPQDVPGMGELALGPIMFGASITLLNADHYDVYFKGMPVYNGKVLRRHGDVFERTAKGYYHAHGRADDTMNLGGIKVSSVEIERLCNGVDSSILETAAIGVPPSGGGPEQLVVAVVFKNPSTTTQDLHQLRISFNSALQKKLNPLFRVSRVVSLPSLPRTASNKVMRRVLRQQLSENNQSSKI, encoded by the exons ATGGCATACAAATCGCTGACTTCAATCACCGTCTCGGACATTGAATCCGTTGGGATTTCAACTGAGGTTGCTTCCGCCTTCCACCGCCGCCTCAAAGAAATCATTGCAACCCATGGAGCTGGCACTCCTGCCACGTGGCACAACATCACAAACACCATTCTCACCCCTGACCTTCCCTTCTCCTTCCACCAGATGCTCTACTATGCTTGCTACATCGATTTTGGACCTGACCCGCCCGCTTGGATACCCGACCC GGAATGTGCTCTTTCAACAAATGTTGGCCAGTTACTAGAGAGGAGGGGTAAAGAGTTTCTGGGTTCAGCATATAAGGATCCTATTTCGAGTTTTTCTGATTTCCAAAAATTCTCAGTATCAAACCCTGAG gtattttggaAAAATGTGCTGGATGAAATGAACATATCATTTTCCACACCACCTGAATGCATCTTGCGAGAAAATCTCCTGGGAGAAAGCTCGCTATCACACCCGGGTGGTCAGTGGCTTCCTGGAGCATCAATTAATCCAGCAAAGAATTGCTTAGTTGAAAATGCCAAGAGAAGTTTGAATGATACAGCAATAATATGGCGGGATGAAAATCATGATGATCTCCCTGTGGAAAGGATGACATTTAAGGAATTGCAGGAAGAGGTTTG GTTGGTTGCATATGCTCTTGAAGCACTGGCTCTGGAGAAGGGATCTGCAATTGCAATTGATATGCCAATGCATGTCAAATCAGTGGTTATCTACCTGGCCATTGTTCTTGCAGGTTATGTTGTTGTATCAATTGCTGATAGTTTTGCAGCAGGTGAAATATCAACCAGGCTTAATATATCAAATGCTAAAGTCATATTTACCCAG GATCTCATTATTCGTGGTGATAAAAGCATCCCTCTGTACAG TAGAGTTGTCGAAGCCAAGTCACCTTTGGCAGTAGTTATCCCTACCAGAGGCTCTGAGTTTAGCATGGAATTACGCAATGGTGACTTTTCTTGGCATGATTTTCTGGACAGAGCCAACAGTCTAAA AGGCAAGGAATTCGTAGCTGTAGAACAACCAGGAGAAGCATTTACAAACATTCTCTTCTCTTCTGGAACAACAG GTGAACCAAAGGCCATTCCATGGACAAATATTACTCCTCTGAAAGCTGCTGAAGATGCATGGTGCCACTTGGACATTCGTAAAGGTGATGTAGTTTCCTGGCCCACTAATCTTGGATGGATGATGGGTCCATGGCTCGTATATGCATCATTGATCAATGGAGCTTCGATGGCCCTGTATAATGGATCCCCTCTTGGATCTGGTTTTGCCAAATTTGTACAG GATGCCAAAGTAACTATGCTTGGCGTAATTCCAAGCATTGTTCGTAGTTGGAAAAGTGCAAATTCCACATCTGGCTATGATTGGTCTACTATCCG GTGCTTTGGTTCTACTGGAGAAGCATCTAATGTAGATGAATACCTTTGGCTGATGGGGAGAGCTCTTTACAAGCCTGTAATTGAATATTGTGGCGGTACAGAAATTGGAGGTGGATTCATTACTGGCTCATTACTACAACCTCAATCACTAGCTGCTTTCAGCACACCTGCTATGTGCTGCAGTTTGTTTATTTTGGATGAGGAAGGCCATCCTATT CCACAAGATGTTCCAGGAATGGGTGAATTGGCTCTTGGTCCCATCATGTTTGGGGCTTCAATTACTCTGCTAAATGCTGACCATTATGATGTCTACTTTAAGGGAATGCCTGTTTATAATGGAAAG GTTTTGCGGAGGCATGGAGATGTATTTGAGCGTACTGCGAAAGGATACTATCATGCGCACGGTCGTGCAGATGATACAATGAACCTTGGGGGAATAAAG GTGAGTTCGGTTGAGATTGAACGCTTATGCAATGGGGTGGATAGCAGTATCTTGGAAACTGCTGCTATCGGGGTTCCGCCATCTGGAGGTGGCCCCGAGCAGTTGGTTGTAGCAGTTGTATTCAAGAATCCAAGCACCACAACGCAAGACTTGCACCAATTGAGGATCTCTTTCAATTCAGCTCTCCAAAAGAAACTGAACCCATTGTTCAGG GTTTCTCGGGTTGTGTCACTACCATCTCTTCCAAGGACGGCATCAAACAAGGTTATGAGAAGGGTTTTGCGGCAGCAACTTTCTGAAAATAACCAAAGTTCTAAAATATGA
- the LOC112782351 gene encoding probable acyl-activating enzyme 17, peroxisomal isoform X2, giving the protein MNISFSTPPECILRENLLGESSLSHPGGQWLPGASINPAKNCLVENAKRSLNDTAIIWRDENHDDLPVERMTFKELQEEVWLVAYALEALALEKGSAIAIDMPMHVKSVVIYLAIVLAGYVVVSIADSFAAGEISTRLNISNAKVIFTQDLIIRGDKSIPLYSRVVEAKSPLAVVIPTRGSEFSMELRNGDFSWHDFLDRANSLKGKEFVAVEQPGEAFTNILFSSGTTGEPKAIPWTNITPLKAAEDAWCHLDIRKGDVVSWPTNLGWMMGPWLVYASLINGASMALYNGSPLGSGFAKFVQDAKVTMLGVIPSIVRSWKSANSTSGYDWSTIRCFGSTGEASNVDEYLWLMGRALYKPVIEYCGGTEIGGGFITGSLLQPQSLAAFSTPAMCCSLFILDEEGHPIPQDVPGMGELALGPIMFGASITLLNADHYDVYFKGMPVYNGKVLRRHGDVFERTAKGYYHAHGRADDTMNLGGIKVSSVEIERLCNGVDSSILETAAIGVPPSGGGPEQLVVAVVFKNPSTTTQDLHQLRISFNSALQKKLNPLFRVSRVVSLPSLPRTASNKVMRRVLRQQLSENNQSSKI; this is encoded by the exons ATGAACATATCATTTTCCACACCACCTGAATGCATCTTGCGAGAAAATCTCCTGGGAGAAAGCTCGCTATCACACCCGGGTGGTCAGTGGCTTCCTGGAGCATCAATTAATCCAGCAAAGAATTGCTTAGTTGAAAATGCCAAGAGAAGTTTGAATGATACAGCAATAATATGGCGGGATGAAAATCATGATGATCTCCCTGTGGAAAGGATGACATTTAAGGAATTGCAGGAAGAGGTTTG GTTGGTTGCATATGCTCTTGAAGCACTGGCTCTGGAGAAGGGATCTGCAATTGCAATTGATATGCCAATGCATGTCAAATCAGTGGTTATCTACCTGGCCATTGTTCTTGCAGGTTATGTTGTTGTATCAATTGCTGATAGTTTTGCAGCAGGTGAAATATCAACCAGGCTTAATATATCAAATGCTAAAGTCATATTTACCCAG GATCTCATTATTCGTGGTGATAAAAGCATCCCTCTGTACAG TAGAGTTGTCGAAGCCAAGTCACCTTTGGCAGTAGTTATCCCTACCAGAGGCTCTGAGTTTAGCATGGAATTACGCAATGGTGACTTTTCTTGGCATGATTTTCTGGACAGAGCCAACAGTCTAAA AGGCAAGGAATTCGTAGCTGTAGAACAACCAGGAGAAGCATTTACAAACATTCTCTTCTCTTCTGGAACAACAG GTGAACCAAAGGCCATTCCATGGACAAATATTACTCCTCTGAAAGCTGCTGAAGATGCATGGTGCCACTTGGACATTCGTAAAGGTGATGTAGTTTCCTGGCCCACTAATCTTGGATGGATGATGGGTCCATGGCTCGTATATGCATCATTGATCAATGGAGCTTCGATGGCCCTGTATAATGGATCCCCTCTTGGATCTGGTTTTGCCAAATTTGTACAG GATGCCAAAGTAACTATGCTTGGCGTAATTCCAAGCATTGTTCGTAGTTGGAAAAGTGCAAATTCCACATCTGGCTATGATTGGTCTACTATCCG GTGCTTTGGTTCTACTGGAGAAGCATCTAATGTAGATGAATACCTTTGGCTGATGGGGAGAGCTCTTTACAAGCCTGTAATTGAATATTGTGGCGGTACAGAAATTGGAGGTGGATTCATTACTGGCTCATTACTACAACCTCAATCACTAGCTGCTTTCAGCACACCTGCTATGTGCTGCAGTTTGTTTATTTTGGATGAGGAAGGCCATCCTATT CCACAAGATGTTCCAGGAATGGGTGAATTGGCTCTTGGTCCCATCATGTTTGGGGCTTCAATTACTCTGCTAAATGCTGACCATTATGATGTCTACTTTAAGGGAATGCCTGTTTATAATGGAAAG GTTTTGCGGAGGCATGGAGATGTATTTGAGCGTACTGCGAAAGGATACTATCATGCGCACGGTCGTGCAGATGATACAATGAACCTTGGGGGAATAAAG GTGAGTTCGGTTGAGATTGAACGCTTATGCAATGGGGTGGATAGCAGTATCTTGGAAACTGCTGCTATCGGGGTTCCGCCATCTGGAGGTGGCCCCGAGCAGTTGGTTGTAGCAGTTGTATTCAAGAATCCAAGCACCACAACGCAAGACTTGCACCAATTGAGGATCTCTTTCAATTCAGCTCTCCAAAAGAAACTGAACCCATTGTTCAGG GTTTCTCGGGTTGTGTCACTACCATCTCTTCCAAGGACGGCATCAAACAAGGTTATGAGAAGGGTTTTGCGGCAGCAACTTTCTGAAAATAACCAAAGTTCTAAAATATGA